The Gracilibacillus caseinilyticus genome segment TGGTACAGCGTTTGAAATCTTATCGATTGATATTGCTGATGTAGATATTGGTAAAAACATTGGTGCAATCCTACAGACAGATCAAGCAGAAGCTGACAAGAATATTGCGCAGGCTAAAGCCGAAGAGCGTCGTGCAATGGCGGTTGCTCAAGAGCAGGAAATGGTTGCAAAAGTGCAAGAAATGCGTGCAAAAGTAGTAGAAGCAGAAGCAGAAGTACCACAAGCATTGGCAGAAGCATTACGTTCTGGTCATATGGGTGTAATGGATTATATGAATTATAAAAATATTAATGCAGATACTGATATGCGTGATTCCATCGGAAAATTAACTGACACGGACAATGAGGAAGACGAAAATCGCAGTTAATGAAAAATTCATCCGCAACAAAGAAAGGATGATGAAAAATGAATGAGATTCTAAGTTTTATCGTCCCGATTATAGCTGTTGTTGTTTGGTTATTTGGTCTTGGCAAGTCAGACCAAAAAGAGCAGCAGAAACAAAAGCAGAGCCCTGCAAAGCCTGTTAACCCTTCAACTATGCAGCAGAGTAAGCCGACGATAAGTGAAAGGTCTGAAGAGGTATCTACCGAATTGGATACTACATTTGCTCAGCAAAAAGAGCAGCAAATGGAGAAGTTAAAGGCAAAACTTGGCCAATCAGGTGCTTCGCAGGAACAAAGTGAACAGCCATTAGGTGAGCACAATGCATTAAAAGATAAGCCTTTATCCAGACCGAAAAAGCAACAAACAGAAAAAGAGGTCACACTTTCCATTGCGAAAAATCTTAATAAAAAAGGTATTGCTCAAGGAATAATCATGGCAGAAGTACTTGGCCCACCTCGAGCATATCAAAACAGAAATAATACAAGAATCAACCGATAGTCAAAACCGAATGGTCTAATCCATTCGGTTTTTTCATGCTAAAACAGCATTAGGGGCAATTAAAGATGTAAAATGGCTTATTCTTATAATTACTACCTCATTTCTTATTTGTAGAGCCTAAATATTAGCGCTGGCCAACCACTCCCCGCAGGACGCGGAGTAGTTGGCCGGAGCGGTATCTCAGTACATGAATCATTTCAAAATTACCTTTAAACTGCTAGTTAACATAATCCGTATTAAACGAAGTTATATATCCTTATTTAGTTTTGTTTGGCTGGTTGATCACAGTTTTTTTATGTTGAAATAAATATTGCGCTGGAATATTGCTTTCGTGCTTGATTTATCAACTGAACTTTCACCTAAACTGTTCTGAAATCTATTTAAGTTCATAGAATAGACATGAGGGGAGGCATTTGTATTGTGAAAAAAATGAAAGAAAAATTTATGAGAGCTTTAACACGTACATTTGATTTGCCTTCTGAAGTGACACTTGAATTACCTCGAATTACCATGATTGGTTCTATTCATGCATACATAGAAAATCATCAAGGACTAGTAGTATTTTCATCCCAGGAGCTGCTCTTAAAAGTACATCAAGGATTTGTCAGAGTCAAAGGGGATGAATTTGTATTAAAAATGATGATTGATAAAGATATATTGTTAGAGGGTAAGATTCAAGATGTTACCTTTGAAAAAGATAAAGCTTAATATCGGAGGGAAAGTCTTATGTTTTTCCATCGCAAAAATTGGCTGGCAGGTTATATAACAATAGAAATTAAAGGACAATATCCAGAACATTTCTTTGACATGTGTGCAAGGTATGACATTCCGTCCTGGGACATACAAAAAAAAGACTCAACTACTTCGACAGGAAAAATAAAATTATCGGATTTGCCCAAACTAAGAGCAGTAAGAAGGAAATCCATATATAAAATATATTTTAAAGACCGAATGGGGTTACCTTTTTTTCTTCGCCAATTAGTTTATCAAAAACCATTTTTGATCAGTATCGCGATTGCTTTGTCTGTTATATTTTTATTATCTAACGTTGTCTGGAAAATCGACGTAGTTGGCCTTGATGAGGAATTAGAAAGGAAAGTCAAGATCCAGATGGAGGAATATGGACTTGAAAGAGGCAGTTTACAGTGGAACGTTGATTCTCCTGGCACATTACAACAACGTTTATTAGCAGATGTTCCCGAGCTGTTGTGGATAGGTGTAAAGAAGAATGGCTCAGCATATCACCTTGAAGGAGTGGAGAAAACAACTGTTGAGAAAAAAGAAGAGGAAGCTGTAGGACACCTGGTTGCTGCAAAAGAAGGTGTTATTGTCGATTTATATGTAAAAAAAGGACAACCCCTCGTACAGCCTAATGATGTGGTTTATCAAGGGGATACTCTTGTATCAGCATTTCTGAACGAGTCAGAAGATGAGGATGAAGACGATGAGCCAAATAAGTCCAATCCGGTTGCTGCTGATGGGGAAGTGATTGCCGAAGTTTGGTATAAGAGCGAAGTCACTGTTCCTTTAAATAATGAATATGCTGTACTTAATGGAATATCAGAGAAAAAGCATTATGTTCATATGTACAACTATTTAATCCCAATTTGGAATTTTAAAAAGCCGGAATTCAAGGACTACCAAATGGATGTTGAACAAAAGGAATTTTATTTCTTGAAATGGAAA includes the following:
- the yqfD gene encoding sporulation protein YqfD, whose translation is MFFHRKNWLAGYITIEIKGQYPEHFFDMCARYDIPSWDIQKKDSTTSTGKIKLSDLPKLRAVRRKSIYKIYFKDRMGLPFFLRQLVYQKPFLISIAIALSVIFLLSNVVWKIDVVGLDEELERKVKIQMEEYGLERGSLQWNVDSPGTLQQRLLADVPELLWIGVKKNGSAYHLEGVEKTTVEKKEEEAVGHLVAAKEGVIVDLYVKKGQPLVQPNDVVYQGDTLVSAFLNESEDEDEDDEPNKSNPVAADGEVIAEVWYKSEVTVPLNNEYAVLNGISEKKHYVHMYNYLIPIWNFKKPEFKDYQMDVEQKEFYFLKWKLPITYVEQTIYQKEVKKEQLTEKKAKEIALEQARRELRSQISQEAEIKEEKVLHETVENGKVKLTLYFTVLEDIAKKQPLSQGD
- the yqfC gene encoding sporulation protein YqfC, whose product is MKEKFMRALTRTFDLPSEVTLELPRITMIGSIHAYIENHQGLVVFSSQELLLKVHQGFVRVKGDEFVLKMMIDKDILLEGKIQDVTFEKDKA